In the genome of Oceaniferula marina, one region contains:
- a CDS encoding beta-N-acetylhexosaminidase, whose product MKHILASLLATCSVGMTSMNAVAAEPPVIPVPKSSKSLSGAPVQLSPNTPIYYRGKNAKAVAELLSTSLKAQTGIQTRVTELQGEATKGITLQINPKHPDNNPEAYALKSEKGLIQIMAPESAGLFYGSQTLLQLIPDGKPQVAPVLITDAPNYPWRGMMLDVSRYFFTKEYVLRYLDMMAMHKMNTLHWHLIDDAGWRIEIKKYPKLTEIGAWRGKGDKRYGGFYTQEDIKEIVAYASARNITIVPEIELPAHTLPALVAYPHLGCFNKQFEVPTRHFISQDLYCPGKETTWTFLEDVFNEVCDLFPGTFIHIGGDEAKYSRWKKCPDCQKAIKDNQLKNEHALQGWMTTRVENYLAKKNKRIIGWDEILGAGVSNKAGIMTWHKPRTAVDGAKRGNPVVMSLTGHAYFDVAESKLEGEPPTAGWIPPISLKKAYQWEPAPKELKGTPAAKNILGASGCVWTDQFLHRAHILADKPGKGTSASEGYVDYLSLPRMAALAEVTWSPQGKRDYARFSERMKPMYQRYDRLGYQYRVPVPDVQIQRTPEKTYKLSATPPVAGGTIRYTTDGSKPTANSKVMHGSVTVSKVHDFRAATFTAGDKRQSLLFEYADPNNKFAKFGKLVGKWESGKVGNGKAKEVIFDATGLINSNGTYIITFQYTGGRERLDIDGIEVVRNDTVHVGKDIHHGFTGGSSKNNRYTIKVGNYETGASFKIKAQIYGDVGDDSNGMVLIQKKK is encoded by the coding sequence ATGAAACACATCCTCGCATCCTTGCTTGCCACCTGCTCGGTCGGCATGACCTCGATGAACGCTGTGGCCGCCGAGCCACCTGTCATCCCCGTGCCAAAAAGCTCCAAATCACTCAGTGGAGCGCCCGTCCAGCTTAGCCCCAACACCCCGATCTACTACCGTGGAAAAAATGCCAAGGCCGTCGCCGAATTACTGTCCACCTCGCTGAAAGCCCAAACCGGAATCCAAACCCGCGTCACGGAACTACAAGGCGAGGCAACAAAAGGTATCACCCTACAAATCAATCCCAAACACCCGGACAACAACCCGGAAGCCTACGCCCTGAAATCCGAAAAGGGCCTGATTCAGATCATGGCTCCCGAATCAGCCGGACTGTTCTACGGATCCCAGACGCTGCTCCAACTCATCCCGGACGGCAAACCTCAGGTTGCCCCCGTTCTGATCACCGATGCTCCCAACTACCCCTGGCGCGGCATGATGCTCGATGTTTCCCGCTATTTCTTCACCAAAGAGTACGTGCTACGCTACCTCGATATGATGGCAATGCACAAAATGAACACCCTGCACTGGCACCTCATCGACGACGCCGGATGGCGGATTGAAATCAAAAAATACCCGAAACTCACCGAGATCGGTGCTTGGCGCGGCAAAGGAGACAAACGCTACGGTGGGTTCTACACCCAGGAAGATATCAAGGAGATCGTCGCCTACGCCAGCGCCCGCAATATCACCATCGTCCCGGAAATCGAGCTACCCGCACACACCCTGCCTGCCCTCGTTGCCTACCCTCACCTCGGCTGTTTTAACAAACAATTCGAAGTGCCCACCCGTCACTTCATCTCCCAGGATCTCTACTGCCCAGGTAAAGAAACCACCTGGACCTTCCTCGAAGATGTCTTCAACGAAGTGTGCGATCTCTTCCCCGGCACCTTCATCCACATCGGCGGCGATGAAGCCAAGTACTCCCGCTGGAAAAAATGCCCGGATTGTCAAAAAGCCATCAAAGACAACCAACTGAAAAACGAACACGCCCTGCAAGGCTGGATGACCACCCGCGTCGAAAATTACCTCGCCAAGAAAAACAAGCGTATCATCGGCTGGGATGAAATCCTCGGCGCCGGCGTCAGCAACAAAGCCGGAATCATGACCTGGCACAAACCACGCACCGCCGTCGATGGCGCTAAGCGCGGTAACCCGGTCGTCATGTCCCTGACCGGCCACGCCTACTTCGACGTCGCCGAAAGTAAGCTCGAAGGCGAACCTCCGACTGCCGGATGGATCCCACCGATCTCACTCAAAAAAGCCTACCAGTGGGAACCGGCCCCCAAAGAACTCAAGGGAACCCCCGCCGCTAAAAACATCCTCGGCGCCAGCGGTTGTGTCTGGACCGACCAATTCCTACACCGGGCCCACATCCTTGCAGATAAGCCCGGCAAGGGAACTTCGGCCTCCGAGGGCTACGTCGACTACCTCAGCCTTCCGCGTATGGCGGCCTTGGCCGAGGTCACTTGGTCGCCTCAAGGAAAGCGCGATTACGCACGCTTCAGCGAGCGCATGAAGCCGATGTACCAGCGCTACGATCGACTCGGCTACCAGTACCGCGTTCCCGTGCCGGATGTTCAAATCCAACGCACCCCGGAAAAAACCTACAAGCTGAGCGCCACGCCTCCGGTTGCCGGTGGTACCATCCGTTACACCACCGACGGAAGCAAACCCACAGCCAACTCCAAGGTCATGCACGGCTCTGTGACCGTCAGCAAAGTCCACGACTTCCGCGCTGCCACCTTCACCGCCGGTGACAAACGCCAGAGCCTGCTCTTCGAATATGCCGACCCCAACAACAAGTTCGCCAAATTCGGAAAACTCGTCGGCAAGTGGGAATCCGGCAAAGTCGGCAACGGCAAAGCCAAAGAGGTCATCTTCGACGCCACCGGCCTGATCAATAGCAACGGAACCTACATCATCACCTTCCAATACACTGGTGGCCGCGAACGCCTGGACATCGACGGGATCGAGGTGGTCCGCAACGACACCGTGCACGTTGGCAAGGACATCCACCACGGCTTCACCGGTGGATCGTCCAAAAACAACCGCTACACCATCAAGGTAGGCAACTACGAAACCGGCGCCTCGTTTAAGATCAAAGCCCAGATCTACGGTGATGTCGGTGATGACTCGAATGGCATGGTTCTGATTCAAAAGAAGAAATAA
- a CDS encoding PEP-CTERM sorting domain-containing protein, protein MEHTTYALLGAIISMSSAQAAVIANFEGIASGDISNSANTTATILNSDTTTGGTWSNVTATGDVTDSTSASVIQAGDSTRQGMTGNHLYLGRATNVDTGTTSSATATLTLDSAQTLANTSLSFDAFMDNSGSQPSNGFMISLFDGNTMVMSISLMNSSDPGPRYGVAEYNASGAKVSNLITDDIFANDTGANMTINLSATSYTVDYEMYTGGTTGSSASKNYLNSATEFNKIVFTTEGSKSAWGLDNLDISAVPEPSSTALIGLGGLALILRRRK, encoded by the coding sequence ATGGAACATACAACATACGCGCTTCTAGGCGCCATAATAAGCATGAGCTCCGCGCAAGCGGCGGTGATTGCCAATTTTGAAGGGATTGCTTCAGGGGATATTAGTAATTCCGCGAATACAACGGCAACCATTCTTAACAGCGATACGACCACTGGTGGCACGTGGAGCAATGTAACGGCTACAGGAGATGTTACTGATTCCACTTCGGCATCAGTCATTCAAGCTGGTGACAGCACCAGACAAGGAATGACAGGTAACCACCTTTATCTTGGTAGGGCTACTAATGTTGACACCGGCACAACGAGTTCCGCGACAGCTACCTTAACACTCGATAGCGCTCAAACACTTGCTAACACCAGTCTTTCCTTTGATGCATTCATGGATAACTCAGGATCTCAACCGAGTAATGGCTTCATGATTAGTCTGTTTGATGGAAATACTATGGTAATGAGCATCTCACTGATGAATAGCTCTGACCCTGGACCACGTTACGGAGTCGCTGAATACAATGCTTCAGGAGCAAAAGTATCAAATCTCATTACTGATGATATTTTTGCTAATGATACAGGAGCTAACATGACCATCAACCTGTCAGCTACAAGCTACACGGTTGATTACGAGATGTATACAGGTGGCACGACAGGTTCATCTGCTTCAAAAAATTATCTCAACTCTGCTACAGAGTTTAATAAAATCGTATTCACTACTGAAGGGTCAAAATCTGCTTGGGGTCTCGATAACCTCGATATCTCAGCCGTCCCCGAACCCTCTTCCACCGCCCTGATCGGCCTTGGTGGATTGGCCCTCATTTTGCGCCGCCGCAAGTAG
- a CDS encoding TetR/AcrR family transcriptional regulator, which translates to MSGNERGKRDKMGRVLESAKQVFLRYGYRRTTMGDLAGAAEMSRPALYLLYANKEEIFRAVIENYCEQSECLAAQRVADAGSLEERLASLMLTWVVEPYEEISKSPEAGEIYEAGYAFAEDLHRRFSETYTAQIEAVLQASEEVDEQRVRAAGFSIRRVAEMLASSSLGLKREVRERGLLLPLLEDMRRWYLGAMIVR; encoded by the coding sequence ATGAGCGGAAACGAGCGAGGTAAACGGGACAAAATGGGGCGGGTTTTGGAGTCGGCGAAGCAGGTTTTTTTGAGGTATGGCTATCGTCGGACGACGATGGGGGATTTGGCGGGTGCGGCGGAAATGTCTCGTCCTGCCCTCTATTTATTGTATGCGAACAAGGAGGAGATTTTCCGGGCTGTGATCGAGAATTACTGTGAGCAGTCGGAGTGTTTGGCGGCTCAGCGGGTGGCGGATGCCGGAAGTTTGGAAGAGCGGTTAGCGTCCTTGATGTTGACTTGGGTTGTCGAGCCCTATGAGGAAATCAGCAAGAGTCCGGAGGCCGGGGAGATCTATGAGGCGGGGTACGCCTTTGCGGAGGATTTGCATCGGCGCTTTAGTGAAACCTACACGGCTCAGATTGAAGCGGTGTTGCAGGCCTCAGAGGAAGTGGACGAGCAACGCGTGCGGGCCGCGGGTTTTTCGATCCGGCGGGTTGCTGAGATGTTGGCGAGTAGTTCCTTGGGCTTGAAGCGGGAAGTTCGCGAACGGGGTCTGCTTTTACCTCTGTTGGAAGATATGCGTCGATGGTATCTGGGGGCGATGATCGTCCGTTGA
- a CDS encoding aldo/keto reductase, with protein MKATYPSSRRDFIKLSTIAAAGTLLRPVGYTYAAEAPAPLLRKFGKTNHLVTTLGLGGQGSIQWTPDGVDPVAIILKAFELGVNFFDTSNMYGSSQTNYNAAFKKLNLIPGEDGYDRSFRESIFLTSKTLMRWGKPGWEEIDNVRNGSNGEDVQCAVDDLKRSLSQLFGDGKGNYPEGAYLDFMLIHSITSFEEVDVLYKGLETPLKPDENFGALVALRDFRDGTNLTGTNPKKEKLIKHLGFSSHDNPAVMVDMIQRDEFGIHEAMLVALNANDKLYFNMQNNVLPVARAKGLGIIGMKVFANGVMYGEKEGFSRTSSDIYRKVGSPDLPSHELIEYVLNSPNMDTLIIGIGQIDDEPLKCQLTQNYYASQVKPNSLSNEELLKIEEKAARMKNGRTNYFQMEKNGLSAPRDVKVETLGEKTRVTWQTAFAEDVPLSHYEVLLNGKKIGEVKHQPQILKSKPFVFETDKLTDTDIAVRTVDENGDRSYVQPKGSTINTKASN; from the coding sequence ATGAAAGCAACATACCCATCATCAAGGCGCGATTTTATCAAACTATCGACGATCGCGGCGGCGGGCACGCTCTTGCGGCCGGTTGGTTATACCTATGCAGCTGAGGCTCCGGCTCCATTGCTACGAAAATTTGGAAAGACAAATCATTTGGTCACCACGCTTGGACTTGGTGGCCAGGGGTCCATTCAGTGGACTCCTGATGGGGTTGATCCGGTGGCTATCATTTTAAAAGCATTTGAACTGGGGGTCAACTTTTTCGACACCTCCAACATGTATGGCTCCAGTCAGACAAACTACAATGCAGCGTTTAAAAAGCTCAATCTTATCCCTGGAGAGGACGGGTATGACAGATCGTTCAGGGAATCGATTTTTCTGACGAGCAAAACCCTCATGCGGTGGGGAAAACCAGGATGGGAGGAAATAGATAATGTGAGAAATGGATCGAATGGTGAGGATGTGCAATGTGCCGTTGACGATCTCAAGCGCTCACTGTCTCAGCTCTTTGGGGATGGAAAAGGCAATTACCCCGAAGGCGCCTATCTGGATTTTATGCTGATTCATAGCATCACGAGCTTTGAGGAAGTGGATGTTCTCTATAAGGGGCTTGAAACGCCCTTGAAGCCTGACGAAAATTTTGGCGCTCTGGTTGCGCTGCGTGACTTCCGTGATGGAACCAACCTCACGGGAACCAACCCCAAAAAAGAAAAACTGATCAAACATCTTGGCTTTTCCAGTCACGATAACCCAGCTGTCATGGTTGACATGATCCAGCGGGATGAATTTGGCATTCATGAAGCGATGTTGGTGGCTCTCAATGCAAACGATAAACTTTATTTCAATATGCAGAACAATGTGCTTCCTGTCGCTCGGGCGAAAGGTCTGGGTATTATAGGGATGAAAGTCTTTGCAAACGGAGTGATGTATGGTGAAAAGGAAGGGTTTTCGAGGACCTCTTCGGATATCTACAGGAAAGTGGGCTCACCAGATCTGCCGAGTCATGAACTGATTGAGTATGTGCTTAACTCTCCCAATATGGACACCTTGATCATCGGTATAGGGCAGATTGATGATGAGCCGTTGAAGTGCCAGTTGACTCAAAACTATTATGCCTCCCAGGTGAAGCCAAACAGCCTGTCGAATGAGGAACTTCTCAAGATCGAGGAAAAAGCGGCGAGGATGAAAAACGGCAGGACCAACTACTTTCAAATGGAGAAAAATGGTTTGAGTGCTCCCAGAGATGTGAAAGTGGAAACGCTTGGTGAAAAAACCAGGGTGACCTGGCAAACGGCCTTTGCGGAGGATGTTCCCCTATCCCATTATGAAGTGCTGTTGAATGGGAAGAAGATAGGGGAAGTCAAACATCAACCTCAAATATTAAAATCGAAGCCCTTTGTCTTCGAGACTGACAAACTTACGGATACGGACATTGCTGTTCGCACCGTTGATGAAAACGGTGATAGATCGTATGTTCAGCCAAAGGGATCAACGATCAATACCAAAGCATCCAATTAA
- a CDS encoding DUF4870 domain-containing protein, with protein sequence MSEDDRTMGMLVHLLALLTGIIGVLILWLVKKDQSRFVDHHGREALNFQLTLLLASFAAMMIGVVTVIGLFVVIPLIWGVGIAALVMEIMACLSANRGEWHRYPVAIRFIGDR encoded by the coding sequence GTGAGTGAAGACGATCGCACCATGGGTATGTTGGTTCACCTTCTGGCTTTGTTGACCGGCATCATTGGTGTGTTGATTCTCTGGTTGGTGAAAAAAGATCAATCGCGCTTTGTCGATCACCACGGCAGGGAGGCCTTGAATTTTCAGCTGACCTTGTTGCTGGCTTCTTTTGCAGCCATGATGATTGGGGTCGTGACCGTGATTGGGCTGTTTGTTGTTATCCCCTTGATCTGGGGTGTTGGCATCGCGGCCTTGGTGATGGAGATCATGGCCTGCCTGTCTGCGAACCGGGGTGAGTGGCACCGCTACCCGGTGGCGATTCGTTTTATCGGGGATCGATGA
- a CDS encoding S10 family peptidase translates to MSRMISPIVSCLFVLITASFSMAEPAAKQSKKEKTPAAKGEPRPQEVEEKSVQKQASVTVDGKKIDYTVTTSRLVLKKDDGKARASVFYVAYTRNGVEHPAKRPVVFAFNGGPGSSAVWLHLGALGPRVVPTSPDGTAALSPPLTVKENPQTILDVADLVFIDPVSSGYSRSENKEEKFHGVDEDISSVGDFIRRWVTDQKRWSSPKYVLGESYGGVRAAGLAHHLQSRYGMSLNGVVLLSSLIDFRTLHPGEGNDLPYLAYLPAYTATAHFHGKIKGDREMLLDQCHAFVRSSYATALLKGYTLPEERRARIASELAILTGLSEELILRYDLRIHPSRFRKELLRDEGKVLGRFDARVAWPVADRAGDFASYDPSFSVAKGAFSTAMLDYLANGLGWVEQRPYEIIASVGPWNWGKQNGYVNMSSRLSSAMRDNPHLRVLVQCGHTDLATPPGGILHSMAHMKLPQAQRSQIKVAWYDAGHMFYLNEADLKKMRKDLVEFIK, encoded by the coding sequence ATGTCCCGAATGATTTCCCCCATTGTATCCTGTCTCTTTGTTTTGATTACCGCCTCGTTCAGTATGGCGGAGCCTGCTGCCAAGCAGAGTAAAAAAGAGAAAACCCCAGCGGCCAAAGGAGAGCCAAGGCCCCAGGAGGTGGAGGAAAAATCGGTGCAAAAACAGGCATCGGTGACGGTGGATGGTAAAAAGATCGATTATACCGTGACGACCTCCCGCTTGGTTTTGAAAAAAGATGACGGCAAGGCGCGTGCTTCGGTTTTCTATGTGGCCTACACTCGGAACGGGGTGGAGCATCCGGCAAAGCGGCCGGTGGTGTTTGCCTTCAACGGTGGGCCCGGATCCTCCGCGGTGTGGTTGCATCTCGGAGCGCTTGGACCGAGGGTTGTTCCTACTTCCCCTGATGGGACGGCGGCGTTGAGTCCGCCGTTGACTGTAAAGGAAAACCCGCAAACCATTTTGGACGTCGCGGATTTGGTGTTTATAGACCCTGTGTCTTCGGGTTATTCACGTTCGGAGAATAAGGAGGAAAAATTCCATGGAGTTGACGAGGATATTAGTTCGGTTGGCGATTTTATTCGCCGCTGGGTGACCGACCAAAAACGCTGGTCGTCACCGAAGTATGTGCTGGGAGAAAGTTATGGTGGCGTTCGGGCCGCCGGTCTGGCGCATCACCTGCAAAGCCGCTATGGCATGAGCCTCAATGGTGTGGTGCTCCTGTCCAGCCTGATTGATTTTCGGACACTGCATCCGGGTGAGGGAAATGACCTGCCGTATCTGGCCTACTTGCCAGCGTACACGGCCACGGCCCATTTTCATGGTAAAATCAAGGGCGATCGTGAGATGCTTTTGGATCAGTGCCATGCTTTTGTGCGCAGTTCTTATGCGACGGCTTTGCTTAAAGGTTACACGCTCCCTGAAGAGCGGCGCGCCAGAATTGCCTCAGAACTGGCTATTCTCACCGGTTTGAGTGAGGAGTTGATTTTGCGTTATGACTTACGCATTCACCCGTCGAGGTTCCGCAAGGAGTTGCTGCGGGACGAAGGGAAGGTTCTGGGAAGGTTTGACGCCCGAGTGGCCTGGCCGGTTGCCGATCGTGCAGGTGATTTTGCCAGCTATGACCCATCGTTTTCGGTTGCCAAGGGGGCCTTTTCAACAGCGATGCTGGATTATCTGGCCAACGGCTTGGGGTGGGTGGAGCAACGTCCGTACGAGATCATTGCCAGCGTCGGCCCATGGAACTGGGGGAAACAGAACGGCTATGTTAACATGTCTTCGCGGCTGAGCTCAGCCATGCGGGACAACCCGCACCTGCGGGTGTTGGTGCAGTGTGGGCATACGGACTTGGCGACACCTCCCGGAGGGATTTTACACAGCATGGCCCATATGAAGTTACCTCAAGCTCAACGGAGTCAGATCAAAGTGGCCTGGTACGATGCCGGACATATGTTTTACCTCAACGAAGCGGATTTGAAAAAAATGCGTAAGGATTTGGTTGAGTTTATTAAGTAA
- a CDS encoding sulfatase-like hydrolase/transferase — MIRTLSALILISLIPSLSAETITISGAANTSSTNDQGSASSGTLTCTTLVADNTSGTAPGQIQQFTISGLDLNNSGGSNDSVAINFRVTGSGNLQTNTSGTGWLSPGGTSLNGNGDEMTVTYESMSVNLDGGTGNGSGSFSGFSAITMGNWDNVNDTATINGEQFSYSGTTNETLPLTDTTQSSLSFSYTTADGDSGAWRPLGSHFTIEVNSAPPASPEPAITFFSSNRYQIGSNETITLSWSTTDATSLSIDQGLGDVTSLSTAGAGSIEVNANPGTTYTLTATNSEGSKTAALTVHPKPNKPNILVILTDDWGTEDGTVNFNLDKNGNPIAKGNPDSLGLPSFSQTNEHYHTPTLEQLASQGTIFTRAYVSPMCSPTRVSFMTGQNAARHRTTNYIGGGGSHFNLKSQPNLDLTAANRTLAEVMRDAGYRTIICGKGHIGNDNLDIDHYKTPAADPANDFYGFQINVCATQKGQHSNCYSNATPAFNLKGSSTSATTFMAEYQDKTYHDLDPVKYADATWKDEPVFVTEAITLEMIERLEDSVMLGKPFFAYMSHFATHQPHQLDPRFANNPKYAGLTGNTLDVATMIEGVDHSTHDILTRLDELGVAENTIVIFFGDNGSEVDPGAGGNPTTLGMSNPCRGQKGHRHEGGTRIPFIVSWAKPDASNPHQQAFPIAAGKAVPNIIASQDLFPTLCDAANISLPTQDDNSDPLVIDGYNLAGYLSNSSGFETREQLLIHSPTPHAHDFFSILHQGDWKLIYNYNNEVEDFNIEAPLGTYELYNLHDDPYEADNRASASSPNYNSGQVMQMARDLIAEITFREGQYPYLRENDAAMAAINLPASPGDDHPIILPAINGIDTDNDGLDDNAEDPNRNGIQDGSETDATKANSDDDNLDDGEEARLGTDPLDPGSYFKLQARPESDGSITLTWPSSPDTRFTIRTSNDLVDWSSIIASNISADPGSQTSYPLPASSSPRRFYKVELE, encoded by the coding sequence ATGATCCGCACCCTGTCCGCTCTCATTTTGATCAGCCTCATCCCCTCACTCAGCGCTGAAACCATCACCATCTCCGGGGCCGCCAATACCAGCAGCACTAATGACCAAGGTAGTGCTTCATCCGGAACGTTGACCTGCACCACTCTCGTCGCCGACAACACTTCCGGCACAGCCCCCGGCCAGATCCAGCAGTTCACCATCAGCGGCCTCGACCTCAACAACAGCGGAGGCAGCAACGACAGCGTTGCGATCAACTTCCGAGTCACCGGCTCCGGCAACCTGCAGACCAACACCTCCGGAACCGGGTGGCTCTCCCCGGGCGGCACTTCCCTCAACGGCAACGGCGACGAAATGACCGTCACTTACGAATCCATGTCCGTCAATCTGGACGGAGGAACAGGCAATGGCTCTGGATCCTTCTCTGGGTTCAGCGCTATCACCATGGGCAACTGGGATAACGTCAACGACACCGCCACCATCAACGGCGAACAATTTTCCTACAGTGGAACAACCAACGAAACCCTGCCCCTTACAGACACCACCCAGAGCAGTCTGAGTTTTTCCTACACCACAGCCGATGGAGACTCCGGTGCCTGGCGCCCTCTCGGAAGCCACTTCACCATCGAGGTAAACTCCGCCCCCCCTGCCTCACCCGAACCAGCCATCACTTTCTTCAGCTCCAACCGATATCAAATCGGGTCCAACGAAACCATCACCCTCTCATGGTCAACCACAGACGCTACCAGCCTGAGTATCGATCAAGGGCTTGGTGATGTCACCTCCCTGAGCACGGCAGGAGCCGGCAGTATCGAAGTCAACGCCAATCCTGGAACCACCTACACCTTGACTGCAACCAACAGCGAAGGAAGCAAAACCGCAGCACTCACCGTTCACCCCAAACCCAACAAACCCAACATCCTCGTCATTCTAACAGACGACTGGGGGACGGAAGACGGCACCGTCAATTTCAACCTCGATAAAAATGGCAACCCAATCGCCAAAGGCAACCCCGACAGCCTCGGGCTACCATCATTCAGCCAAACCAACGAGCACTACCACACCCCCACGCTTGAGCAGCTCGCATCCCAGGGCACTATTTTTACCCGCGCCTACGTCTCCCCGATGTGCTCACCCACGCGGGTCAGCTTTATGACGGGACAAAATGCAGCCCGCCACCGAACCACCAATTACATCGGCGGTGGAGGCTCTCATTTCAACCTCAAGTCCCAACCGAATCTGGACCTCACCGCTGCCAACCGCACCCTGGCCGAAGTGATGCGTGATGCCGGCTACCGCACCATCATCTGCGGAAAAGGCCACATCGGTAACGACAACCTCGATATCGACCACTACAAAACTCCCGCTGCCGACCCCGCCAACGATTTCTACGGGTTTCAAATCAACGTCTGCGCGACTCAAAAAGGCCAACACAGCAATTGCTATTCCAACGCGACCCCCGCATTTAATCTCAAGGGAAGCTCCACGAGTGCGACCACCTTCATGGCCGAGTACCAGGATAAAACCTACCATGACCTCGACCCGGTAAAATATGCCGACGCTACTTGGAAAGATGAACCCGTGTTTGTCACCGAGGCAATTACTCTGGAAATGATCGAACGTCTCGAAGACAGCGTCATGCTCGGTAAACCCTTCTTTGCCTACATGTCCCACTTCGCCACCCACCAACCACATCAGCTCGACCCTCGTTTTGCCAATAACCCGAAGTATGCCGGTCTCACTGGCAACACCCTGGATGTCGCCACCATGATCGAAGGCGTGGATCACTCGACCCATGACATCCTCACCCGCCTCGACGAACTCGGTGTGGCCGAAAATACCATCGTCATCTTCTTCGGCGACAATGGCTCCGAGGTCGACCCCGGTGCCGGAGGCAACCCGACCACCCTCGGTATGAGCAATCCGTGCCGCGGCCAAAAAGGGCACCGCCATGAGGGAGGTACCCGCATACCATTCATTGTCTCGTGGGCCAAACCGGATGCCAGTAATCCTCACCAGCAAGCCTTCCCCATCGCCGCCGGCAAGGCCGTCCCCAATATCATCGCCTCCCAAGATCTATTCCCAACCCTCTGCGATGCAGCCAACATTTCCCTGCCCACTCAGGATGATAACAGCGACCCTCTCGTCATCGACGGATACAACCTCGCTGGCTACCTCAGCAACAGCTCAGGTTTTGAAACCCGTGAGCAACTGCTGATTCATTCGCCAACCCCCCACGCCCACGATTTCTTCTCGATCCTCCACCAAGGCGACTGGAAACTCATCTACAATTACAACAACGAAGTCGAGGACTTCAATATCGAGGCTCCGCTCGGCACCTACGAACTCTACAACCTGCACGACGACCCGTATGAAGCCGACAACCGGGCCAGCGCCAGCAGCCCGAATTACAATTCGGGACAAGTCATGCAAATGGCACGAGATCTGATCGCTGAAATCACCTTCCGCGAAGGACAATACCCCTACCTGCGCGAAAACGACGCAGCCATGGCAGCCATCAACCTGCCCGCCTCACCCGGTGACGACCACCCAATCATCCTACCCGCAATCAATGGAATCGACACCGATAACGACGGTTTGGACGACAACGCCGAGGACCCCAATCGCAACGGCATTCAGGACGGATCCGAAACCGATGCCACCAAGGCTAACAGCGACGACGATAACCTTGACGATGGCGAAGAAGCACGGCTCGGAACCGATCCACTCGACCCCGGAAGCTACTTCAAACTTCAGGCAAGACCTGAAAGCGATGGCTCGATCACTTTGACCTGGCCATCCTCCCCCGACACCCGTTTTACCATTCGCACAAGCAATGACCTCGTCGATTGGTCAAGTATCATTGCCAGCAACATCAGCGCAGACCCGGGCAGCCAAACATCCTACCCGCTACCCGCCAGCTCCAGCCCCCGCCGTTTTTATAAAGTCGAATTAGAATAA